One Cervus canadensis isolate Bull #8, Minnesota chromosome 1, ASM1932006v1, whole genome shotgun sequence genomic window carries:
- the LOC122447541 gene encoding olfactory receptor 3A1, whose translation MRTQPEANGTAVTEFILLGLVETPGLRPVVFVLFLFAYLVTVGGNLSILAAILVEPKLHTPMYFFLGNLSVLDIGCITVTVPSMLGHLLSHKRTVPYAACLSQLFFFHLLVGVDCFLLTAMAYDRFLAICRPLTYSTRMSQTVQRVLVAVSWACAFSNALTHTVAISTLNFCGPNVINHFYCDLPQLFQLSCSSTQLNELLLFGVGFIMAGTPLALVVTSYIHVAVAVLRIRSVEGRKKAFSTCGSHLTVVAIFYGSGIFNYMRLGSAKLSDKDKAVGIFNTVANPMLNPIIYSLRNPDVQGALWWVIKGRWSLA comes from the coding sequence ATGCGGACACAACCTGAGGCCAATGGAACAGCTGTTACTGAGTTCATCCTGCTGGGTTTGGTGGAGACGCCAGGGCTACGACCAGTTGTCTTTGTACTCTTCCTCTTTGCCTACCTAGTCACTGTCGGGGGCAACCTCAGCATCCTGGCAGCCATCTTGGTAGAGCCCAaactccacacccccatgtacttcttcctgggGAACCTATCAGTGCTGGACATTGGGTGCATCACCGTCACCGTTCCCTCGATGTTGGGTCATCTCTTGTCCCACAAGCGCACAGTTCCCTATGCAGCCTGCCTCTCACAGCTCTTCTTCTTCCACCTCCTGGTTGGGGTGGACTGCTTCTTGTTGACAGCCATGGCCTATGACCGATTCCTGGCCATCTGCCGACCCCTCACCTACAGCACCCGCATGAGCCAGACGGTCCAGAGGGTGCTGGTGGCTGTGTCCTGGGCTTGTGCCTTCTCAAATGCACTGACCCACACTGTAGCCATATCCACACTCAACTTCTGTGGTCCCAATGTGATCAACCACTTCTACTGTGACCTCCCGCAGCTCTTCCAGCTCTCCTGCTCCAGCACCCAGCTCAACGAGCTGCTGCTCTTTGGCGTGGGGTTCATAATGGCAGGTACCCCCCTGGCTCTTGTTGTCACCTCCTACATCCATGTAGCTGTTGCGGTTCTACGAATTCGCTCAGTGGAGGGCAGGAAGAAAGCCTTCTCCACGTGTGGCTCCCATCTCACTGTGGTTGCCATATTCTATGGTTCAGGTATCTTTAACTACATGCGACTAGGTTCAGCCAAGCTTTCAGATAAGGATAAAGCTGTTGGAATTTTTAACACTGTAGCCAATCCCATGCTGAATCCAATCATCTACAGTCTCAGGAACCCTGACGTTCAGGGTGCCCTCTGGTGGGTGATCAAGGGGAGGTGGTCACTGGCGTGA